The Cannabis sativa cultivar Pink pepper isolate KNU-18-1 chromosome 8, ASM2916894v1, whole genome shotgun sequence genomic interval TCGCAACATGAAGATAGAGAGAGCTCTCTCGTTGATGGCGCAGCACGGCATGAAGCTCTAGTGAGCTCCTTGGCTTCACATCTCATCCCTTCTTTCTTTTATCTCATGTTGATGTGATCTCGATATTTCTTCTTAGTGAATTTTCAAGGTTAACAATAGCTACTATTGAGATTTGAAGGACTAGAAAgctttttttcaaataaatccaAGATTTTCCCGACGACTTGAAATTCTCGCAAACTTGAATGAAATTGAAGAATAAgttaaaaaattgatttttaattctTTGAATTTATCAAGAGAGATAGATAGCTGATTTAGAATGTCAGTAACCGACAATAATTATCAAAAACTTGTCGGAGCAAAAGGAGATGGTGCCACGTGTGAAGCgacctcttcttttcttctttattaagAGTCTCAGTTTGTTTTTTAAAGATAGCCAACTTTGCAAATAAAATACCTTATAAACGtagaaattcaataaataatttaggGTTCGTTTGGTACGCCGTTTACACTATGttgtattgtataatattatattgaatttatgtggtattaacttttatgggcacttaaatatataatattttagtataaattaaaatttaacatagtattatacaaaaatatgatatataatctaattcaatataatacaatagacgttccaaacgagcccttacaCCCTATCTgttcataaaattttaaaagagacaaggaagaaaaaatttcattaaaaagtGAAAAACAATTGGCGGGTACTCGTAAAAACGgaaagaatttaaaataaacataattaaaaaagaacaaaagtgGATTTAATAATAAGTTAAAGTCCGGCATCGCTTTGTTGTTTCCATCATTAGTCCAACTACAAACAACTGAGCTTtcctaattttaaaaaataaaagcacATATTCACAGAGAAAGGGAGAGTAGTGTAGTATAAGCTAagcaaaccaaaccaaactacACTACACTATTCTCTCACCTCTGATtagggtttttctttctttttactaTTCTGCTTGATCATTTTTTCTTTACTTTCATGGAGAATTCAGCTACTGACCTTCAGCCTCTTGAACAATTCTCCTCCGACTCCGCCATTCAACCTCAGGTGatcctatttttgaaaaaaaaaatgataatttcgaaattgaattgAAAACTTTCTCCTTTTGCTGAAATGGAATTCATTTTTGAGATTCTAGGCTGTTTGGACGTTGATTTGTTTGGATGCCGAAAAATTGGCAAGGGAaagataattttattatttgtggGGTGGTAATCGGTTTCAGTTGATCTCAGgagttatattttcaaaatttaatttagtttaCTTTCAGTTTATGATTTGCTGCCTTGTATTGCATTCCACTCAAGGCAAAACTGAGTTTTACTCTTactaaaaagaaagaagaaagaagatatGGAAAATAAGAGAAACATCATTTGAGTGAATGTTATATGACATCGATAAGTTTAGTCCTCAGCGTTATAATAAACCATTATAAAGGTTTCTATTTCCAAAATTCAATATGATATCATGCATTTTTGTTCCTGCATATTCTAAAAACCAATATAGATCAAAGTTTAGGAATTGAATTTtctcaaaagataaaaaaaagtttAGGAATTGAACAGTGGAACTGAGGCTTTGCAGAACTATCTATAAAAATTTAGGGTCTGCGTGTGGAATATAATGCAAAAAAGGGGTTTTAGAATTTTCATTTGTCCTGTTATTCCATTTTGAATGAAAGAAATCCGAGTTGAAATTTGATGTTTTTTAAGCGTATTATATATTTGAGTGTTGGCAGAAGTAGTACTATCTTAATTATTGAAATGTGAAACtagatttttataattttttcttttttggtaggaagtttctttattttctttattttaattatggaaattGTAGCAAGTCAAGAGGAATTAATATTTGGTCAATTCTGTGTGATAAGTATAGACTGTTCCAGCTGGTATTTGCCaagtgtttatttataatatatagatttggAGAGCATTTTGCCATTTTCATTTCCACCCATGTCATTAGTATAACAATGGAACTTAGACAATTTTCGAATCTTATTATTGAATTGTGTATTGATGAAATGTTACGTTGGTTTTGTAGACATGTAATCAAGAAGATAAAAGTGAAGAGACTTCCTTGGTTCAGCAATCAAGACGTCCTAACCTATCCTCCTTGCAAATTCCTGCAAGGTCTCTAGAGAATTCTCTCTCTGATTTTATGAGAAATGACAATTCTTCTGTATCTAGTCCTGCTTCTACTAGAGCTGGACTTCCCCCCAGACCAAATTCAGCTAAGGTCAAGTCATCCATAAAAGGCCTGTTTCCTCAAAGAAGTCTGAAAGTGAAAAATTTACCTCAGGATGTTGAGAGGACTGTTCTTATTATACCGGAGATGCTTCCATCAGATGGTTCTTGTGAAAGGCCTACTACTTCAAGGTCGTTTTCTCTTAATAAGGTTTTTTTCTCTTCATCAAGTAAAGTAACAAGTTCTTTACCAGTTACACCAATGGCAAATTCAGGCCTAGAGCATGTACAGGATGGACATCTGGAGAATCGTTCTGAGTTTTCTGTACGTGACCTCTTTCTACTGTTTCCATCACCATTTCAAATTACAAATGCACTAGTCCAGTATGTTAATGAGAAGGGTGTGTTTTAGAAATTCTAATAATGAACATGATTGCTTGTATTGCTTTGTTCTCTTCATGGTTTCATGGTCAAACTATTGCAGACTATTGAAGTCAATCATCATATCACCCGCTCATTATCAGTGCCAGTAAATGTTAAGACTAGAAGTTTAAGGCGAATAGATTCTGGTGGTGTATTTCGTGTAATATCAGCTACTCCGCGTCCTGCAACTGTTGATGGAGCATCCCGAAATGATGCCCCAGTGACAGAAGCTGGTTAGTTCACTTTCTTTGTCTGAATGGAGTGTGTTTCTTGGTGTGTGATTGTGTGTGTGTTATTTTCCAATATAGGAaggtattatattattaatatgaaTTACTAAAATCTTGTAAAAAAACAATTCCTATACTAAtgaaaattaaacttacaaGGCCAGAAAGTAgcaattttgaaatccttagaaAATCAGAAAAGCAAAGTTCTTTAACTCCTCAACACTTCTCAATCAAATAGCTgcccaaaattaaataatttcacAGATTTCAACTGAAGTTGTCATTTCTCAGTAAAAATCTTTGGTTTATTTCACCCCAAAATGGCCACCATGAAAGCCGAACTCCATAACAATTTCCCCTTTCTGTTACTGATCAACCAGCTGTTCTTAAAAGAGATTAGCACGAGATAATGGAATCACCTGACAGCTCTTTCAGAATGATTTTAATTCACAACATATTTTATGCACAGTTTTGTGGTTGCTAATAAGTAGAAAGTAGGATAATTACTAGTTAGTGATTTACTTTTCTGACTATGAGCATAATTTGCGTCCACTACTTGCTAATTTCAGCTAGTGAAGATGCTGGTGAAGATATTCCTGAGGAAGAAGCTGTTTGTAGGATTTGTTTTGTCGAGCTTGGGGAAGGTGGTGATACACTAAAAATGGAGTGCAGCTGCAAAGGAGAGTTGGCACTTGCACACCAAGAGTGTGCAGTGAAATGGTTTAGCATTAAAGGCAACAAGACCTGTGATGTCTGCAAGCGAGATGTTAAAAATCTGCCTGTGACATTGCTAAAAATACAGAACCCTCCTCAAATTCTTAGACGGCCGCCTCCAGCACCTCAGCATAGGGAATCTATCCGTTATAGGCAAGTCAATTATTCTATTGTTGTAAATTTTAATCTTTagacttaaaattttttaattttgcattAGGACATGGCATAGGAAGATTAGCCATAGTACAATGAGAATACCATCATCTTTTGCCAGATCTACCATAGAAAGTGAAATTTGCAAAAAGTTTAGTTAGGTATGAGTTGGTTGTGGTTCTGTAgaagttaaaaagaaaagagtacaaaagaaaaataaaataaatatataacgtTAGGGCTGTGGCATGAACGCatctttgtatttttataattccaAGTAAGCCctgtctgttttttttttttttgcttcatAGCTATAAGAACCACATCTTCTTACATTTTACTGTGGAAAAAAGTGTATGTACAGTGTCCATTGCCTGATATGTTGACCAAAGAtttgtttattttcatttagaaTTATGTTTGGTTTATGGTTAACAGGATCTGGCAGGATATTCCAGTTCTTGTCATGGTTAGCATGCTTGCCTATTTCTGCTTTTTGGAGCAACTTCTGGTAACATATCTTTCCTTGTTTTCAACTTCGATCTTGTTATTTTATGAGGACACGTGTAGGTGGCAGCATTAGTTGCTGCCTTGCTGGAATATATAATGTCATGTATCTAGCAAACTTCATATTAGATTTTCCCATGATAATGTATGTTTAGTTGAGTTCTTGGTAAATTTCCCAAGATTTTTTCATTCGTAGGACTACACCATGAATAGTGGTCATTTGTATATTTACATGTATTGGGGATGTAGGGCTGAAGAAAATGGAATTTGGTCTTCTGTTATCTCTATTAGAAAGTAAATCATAAGTGACCCAATATCTTCAATTGGAACACACAGTTGACTTTACCCTCTCCTTCCACTATATTCAAAACCATGGAGGGAATTGGGTCCCACCCAGGTGCTGCTTATGTATGCACTTGTTGACATATAATGTGTTAATTTCTTAACCATTGCTATTCTCAATTTCTTTTGAACAGGTATCTGATTTGGGTCCTCGGGCACTAGCAATTTCTTTACCATTCTCTTGTGTTTTGGGCCTCCTTTCTTCAATGATTGCTTCCACTATGGGTGAGTTCTAGTGCCTTCTTTCTCTTCTAGTGACATGGTTTTATATTGCTTGTCTAACTGATAAaaactttttctttgttttttttttaaactaggATCCCCGTCTAACCTGAGAATTAACCAATAAAAACTTATTAActtgacgatactataatttATAGAATCTTGGGTTTCACCGCTCCCTCAGCGGGCATTATTTCCTATATTTTGTTACTCAAGATCTTTACTTGTAATGGTGTCAGTGAGCAGGAGTTACATATGGGCTTATGCTTCTTTCCAGTTTGCCATCGTCATCTTGTTTGCCCACATATTTTATACCATTGTAAGCAGAGTAGTGTTTACTATTCTGTTTttctttcatatatttttttttatttccacaCCATGCATTCATGCAGGTAATGTAATATCACTTCTCTGGGGAGAGGGATGGATATCTTATGACGTTATTTTTCAACTTGCAGCTTAATGTAAACCCAATCCTTTCAGTTCTTCTTTCCTCATTCACTGGCTTTGGGATTGCAATCAGCACAAATACTTTGCTAGTTGAGTACCTTAGATGGAGAACTAGCAGGCAGATGCAATCCACCCGCCAACAAATTGAAATTGCattacagcaacaacaacaacaacaacaacgacATCTTCACCAGCAGTGGCAGCAGCAAGAGCAGTATCAACACCATCAACCACAAGAATTCAGAGAAATCCTGCAACAGCAAGAACGCCATCAAGAAAATACTCGAGAGCACCAACAACCACCATTGGAAGTATCAAATATGGGCCCCCTTCCTAGTTCCAGACATCAAATAATTCTGACTACATAGAACATCTTTTGACCTTCGGCTCATTGAAAAATGAATTCAAATCTCGACCAAGTATAAAAGGCTTAGCTTTCGCAATGGTCTTATTGGAAGTGTGGCCAAATGGTTTCATACCATGTGAGCTTCGACCTAGTTTTGGAATTTGTATTCTCTCCTTTAATGTGTAGGAAGAGATTCCACCTTTAACAGCTATCAAGTGCATTGGGTTTGAGCCTATCTTGAGGTTTTGTTCTGGCCATTGGTTTGCTTTGTTTGTCCAGAAAGAGTGGTTTTGGTctgaatagtaaatgtatatgGTGTATCTTTGCAGTTCACACATTGTAAAATAATAGACATTCTTTATCCATTCATATTGTTATCcgaacatttatatatatataatccctCAAGTTGCTTGTGAAGGATTACATACCTTAACACATTGTAGTTCATTGGATCTTAGTATAGAATTCATTTTTGGTATCCAATGATTGTGAATTGTCAATTGAAAAGCAaaggttgagaaaaaaaatactgatattgttcttttttttttttttttctggaacAAAAGCTCATTATGTAAGAATAGAAATGGGATCCACATGAAACAATCCCTCTCCTTTGATCAGTCAAACAAGAGGCATTAGATCTAGCTACACTAGCCAAATTGTCCACATAAGCTAGGTTGTCCCGACATAAAGCAAATAGACATTGAAGGTGAAAAATGGAGAACACTATAGACATTTTTTAGTTTGAGCAACCTTATTACCTTAGAACATCTCCACATCATCTAAATATGTaatgttttatttatctttttcacATCATTTTTCTAAGTATCATGTTTTCTCTGCAAATTATGCTTGTTAGTTTAtcttttggctttcttgttGCATCTGATCTGTCTTTATTAGTTGTCCATCTATAACTGTGTTAGTTGCATCTGTTTAATCTgctctcattttatttttgtcacgttagtttttagtttgttttatttattgttcTGTTTCTTGCTAGCGTGGCGGAGCTGTTGTTGGTTGTCGGTTTAGTCAGTTATTCAGTATTGTTAGTATAAAAAGTAGAGGTAGCTTTTTCTAACTAACTCCTCATATTTGTTAGAATCATTCTTAGATTCTTGCTCTACTAGGGCAAATTTTGTACATTTTTAGTTTTTGCAGGTTGTAAATTATTGGATCTTCAAGGTTAAAGAAGGAACATTGATCTGTGATGTTTGATGGAAGTTCAGACTGATCTGTTGAAGAGAGTTTAGCTTGCTGGAAGAAAGGGGATCTTGTCTTCTCAGATATACGTGGACTTAGATCTTTGTTCTTGAGTGTATTCAAGTATTTTGGTAACTTTGTATGAAATCATTAAAGTTTACATTGTTTGAGTTGTATATTAAAACTAGAGAATGTAtgtttgaataatttcttaGTGAAGGTTATCTTACCCGGTTCTTGGAGACCTAAGCACTACCCGGTGGAATGAGTTTCCAATGCAAAAGAAGCTTGTAATTACGATGTGCaattgattttatgtttttatactTGTGATAGAAAACCTAATTGTGATTTAGTAGCTTTTGGTATATCTTGAACTTTCATTTAGTATCAGAGCCATCCTTTACATGTAAAGAAATTGTGATCTTGTAGCTACGTAATTCTGGTTAGGTTTGTCTTGTTATCTGAATAGGTTTTGGTGtaagttcttttcttctttcttgaTCTATTAAGTCTGGAAATCTAATCCTCTTTGAGATTCATCTCAGAGTGCACCATAGTTTTTGGCTTGGATTTATGTAGGTTGACAGGAAATGGAGATGTTCAGAGAAAGAGGATCTACTTCTAGTCCACAAATGCCAGAAGGATCTAATTATCCCTATTGGAAGACCAAGCTGAGAGCCTTCTTAAAAGATGTGGATGAACGAGTATGGATGGTTGTTGCCGAAGGTTGGTCTCCACCTACTGCTGTTGATGATGAGGGGGAAAAGAAGAATAAATCCAGTGAATGGTCAATTGAGGAGATGAAACGAgcaaattttaattctaaagctTTTCACGCTCTCTTTAATGTTGTCTCCACAAATCAGTTAAAAGTACTTTGTAATTGTGAGATTGCTAAGGATGCTTAGGAGAAGTTGAAGATAAAGAATGAAGGAACTGAGGCAGTTAAAAAGGCTAGGTTAAGAGGGTTAGCCAAGTCCTTTGAAAATGTGCCTATGGATGAAAACGAATCAATTTATGAGTTTCATGCCAAACTTTGATATTTCTAATGAATCTTATGCCCTTGGAAAGGTCTATTCCAATAAAAGATGATCAAAAAAGTTATTGGAGTCTTACCTAAAAGATTCATGTCTAAAGTGACTTCAATTGAGTAAAGTCGAGATGTTGAGGTTCTTGACTTAGATGAATTAATTGGTTCCCTGCAGAATTATGAGTTGACCTTACAGAGATGGGACAAGGGTAAGAagattaaaaattttgaaaaggaCAAAGCTGAGATAGGAGTAGCTTTTATTCACAAGGAAGAAATTCAGAGTCAGACTTATCTGAATTCTTTTTAAATGCTAATTTTGCTCTCTTGGCTAAAAATTATGCTCGACTTCTCAAAAagaatttcaagaaaaacattCCTGAAAGAAAGGAAAGCTCTTCCAGCAAAAACTTCTCTAATGCAAACAAGCATCCCCAACAAAACGAGATGAAAGGCAGACCAACTATCAAATGCTGAGAATGTAAAGGTTATGGCCACATACAGGTCGAATGTGCAAacaccttgaagaagaagaagaagaagaaggcttTTGCTGCAACTTGGAGTGatagtgaagaagatgaagtgAGTGATGAGTCTAAAGAAGATAAGTTAGTCATAACATTTATGGCTAAAGAAACTATGTCCAAGGGATCTGATGGTGATGAGTCTTTTTTTGATTAAGATTCAATTATTGTAGAAAAAATAAAGCCTGTGAAGAGATGTTCGCTCAGTGGAGCTACGTGGCAAAGAGAGTTAAAGAACTGCAAGATCTGAACAAGGCTCTTGATGACAGTAAGATTGAGCTTGAGGAGAAACTGAAGCGAATGATAATATAGCTATGTTCTAAAGATAGTGAAATATACAAGTTGACTGTCCAACTTGTGAGAGCCAAGCAGTCTTTGTCCTTCATACCTCTGGGGATAGCTACTTTGAATCAACCCTTCAGAATCAAAAGCCTTATGGTGATCATACTTCAATTGGGTATAAGATGCTCTACAAACAAGGTCAGGACTTGTTGATTGATGGAACTAATCATCTTCTTCAGATGGAAAGGTGGAGTTTGTGTCTCCTGCAGTGAATAAGGAAGGTGAATCTAATAGTAACTTAGTTGAATACGAGAAGATAGCaaaaaaagaaataccttgAAAAGGGAGCATATTACCGAAAAACCAGAACACTTTGTTCCTATTTGTCACTTTTGCAACAAAAAAGGTCATACCGGACCTAGGCGCTATAAACTCAGAACATATCTGACCaacatcataaataattaatcaaCTTTTAGTAAGTTCCTCGTGCTTTTCAAAAAGTTTCATATAAGACATGGAAACCCAAAGTTGCCAATCTTGCCTTGGTTGCTCATACTTCATTATTTGCTATGAAGGAGAATCACTGGTACTTTGATAGTGGTTGCTCACGATATATGACAGGCTCCAGAGAATCCCTACAAAATTTTCAAGATTCAACAGAAGGCTTTGTGACATTTGGTGATGGTAATAAAGGGCAGATTATGGGACAAGGAGATTTAAATCTCTCAGGTACATTTCCATTAGCTAGAATTCTATTTGTTAAAGGACTGAAAGCCAATTTGATTAGAATCAGTTACTTGTGTGATGCTAATTATGATGTTAGTTTCAATGTCTAGTTTCATTGGATGAGAATTTTGTTCTTACAGCTAACAGAACTTGATATCATTTCCAAGTTTCTATGCGGCCAAGTGAAATGTCACAAGGTTTTTTCTGGACAAACCTGATCTGTGGCATTATAGATTGGGTCATTTGAATTATAGAGATTTGAGAAGGATTGTCACTGTAAAGGCAGTTCGTGGTGTTCCTGAGTTTAAATTAGGAGGAGATTGACTGTGTGGACCGTGTCAACAAGGAAAGAAAATTAAGGCATCTCATTCTCCTATAAAAATGATCTTCTTACATCAAGAGTATTGAAACTCCTCCATATTGATTGAATGGGACCCATGCAAACTGCTAGTATTGCTGTCAAACGATATGTCATGGTGTGCGTGGGTGAAATTTCTCAAAGACAAGTCTGACACTCTTGGTGCTTTCTCTGCTCTTTCTTTGAAGTTGCAAACTGAAAAGGATGTTACAATTGGGAAAGTGTATCAGGACAGAAGTGACCATGGGAAAGAGTTTGAATATGCTATATTTGCTCAATTTTGTGAATATATGGGGATTTTTCATGAgttttctgctcctaaaaccCCTAAACAAAATGGGTTgttaaaaggaaaaataaaactcttcAGGAGATGGCTAGAGTTATGTTATGTGCCAAAGGTGTTGCGTCTCATTTTTTGGCTGAAACAGTTAATATTGCTTGCTACATATGTAATCATATTCATTTGAGGACTGGTACTACTTAAACAACCTATTAAATTTGGAAAGGAAAGACTCCTAACTTAAGTCACCTGCATATTTTTGGTTGTATTTGCTACATACTAAATGATTGTGATCatcttggaaaatttgatgcacAAAGTGATGAAGGGATATTTTTAGGTTACTTCGCAAATAGTCGTGCATACCGAGTTTATAACAGAAGAAATTTCACGATGATGGAGTCCATGAATGTGAAATTCGATGACTTGGAAGTATCTAATGATGTCATTATTGATGATGAATCTCTTAGTCCACTTTGTAATTGAATCCTTCTATGATGAATCCTAGAAGCTCTTGAATTATCAAATGCTAACTCATCTAGACATCCGTCTATCTCATCTGACTGTGTTACAAGCCCTTCTGCATATATTACAGATACTTTTGAACCATCTAGTGTCTCTGCAGGTGGTCAAGCTACAAATAGATCATCTGATGATTCA includes:
- the LOC115700731 gene encoding uncharacterized protein LOC115700731, with product MENSATDLQPLEQFSSDSAIQPQTCNQEDKSEETSLVQQSRRPNLSSLQIPARSLENSLSDFMRNDNSSVSSPASTRAGLPPRPNSAKVKSSIKGLFPQRSLKVKNLPQDVERTVLIIPEMLPSDGSCERPTTSRSFSLNKVFFSSSSKVTSSLPVTPMANSGLEHVQDGHLENRSEFSTIEVNHHITRSLSVPVNVKTRSLRRIDSGGVFRVISATPRPATVDGASRNDAPVTEAASEDAGEDIPEEEAVCRICFVELGEGGDTLKMECSCKGELALAHQECAVKWFSIKGNKTCDVCKRDVKNLPVTLLKIQNPPQILRRPPPAPQHRESIRYRIWQDIPVLVMVSMLAYFCFLEQLLVSDLGPRALAISLPFSCVLGLLSSMIASTMVSRSYIWAYASFQFAIVILFAHIFYTILNVNPILSVLLSSFTGFGIAISTNTLLVEYLRWRTSRQMQSTRQQIEIALQQQQQQQQRHLHQQWQQQEQYQHHQPQEFREILQQQERHQENTREHQQPPLEVSNMGPLPSSRHQIILTT